The DNA region TGGCCCATGAGAAGTTACGGCTTCAATTAAAACTAGCCAATTCTTTTTAAGATGATGGATAATCACATCAGGCATTTTCCCATGAGAATCAACAGTAATGCCTAAATCTCTCAATGCCACTTCATTAAAATAAGCAAATTTCTCATCTGTATCACCAACATAAATCAATTTTCCTCCAGGTGTAAAACGTTCTGCAAACTCCTTAATAATCTTCTCAATCAGAATATTCTGTCCACCTGGAGATAGAGTTTTTACGTTCCCTTCAATCACAATAGGTATACGTGATAATTCCCGCTCCTGAGCATATCGTTTTTTCAAGGTTTCAACTGAAGCAAGGTAAGTGCCAAGGCTCTTTTTCCATTCAGTAGTTTTATAAGTACGTAATAGCTCAAGGGCACTTTCTTCAATCTTATATACCGTTTTTGGACTGTTAATGGCGCGGTCAGGAGCATCTGGATTTGCAATTATTAAAGCTGCGTCTAAGAATTGATGGACTGTTTGGCGACAAACAGTTTCCCGCGTATTAGGTTTATATCTTTTGCCATAGTGCTGTGCCATAAATTCCATCATTGGTGTAATTCCCATTAAGGGAGATGCAGCAGCGTTCCAAGAATCAGTTGGTTTTAAGTTAATTAGAGCCAAAAGGGTTAAGGCTGAACGTTCATTAAGTTGTGCCCGTGGAAGCCCAAGTTCAACTAGTATTTGTAGTGCTTCATCAATACGGGTTTTAATTATTAAGGGGTTGTCTTCAGATTGATTGCTCATACTCAGTAGCTTTTCTTGCACAAGTTGATCAATTTCTTTCTGTGATGGGAAATGCTCAGTAATACATAGCCCCAAGGTTATTAGCTGCGATATTGTAGGATATTTTAAATTACGTAAATCAGTGGCATTAACCTGAGTATGACCATTAAATAAACGAAAAAATATGTCTACGAGGCTAAAGTTAAGATAAGCAGTAAGACCGCGTGCTAGGGTAAGATTGAGTCCCCTTCCGCCCTTGTGAAAATAATTCAGATGATTTTCAAAACCTACCCAATAACAATCAATCTGATTAGCATCATATACAACAGCAACCACTCGTTTTTTTTCCTCCTTTGAGGAGAATCGTTTGGTCAATACATAATTTTCATTTGGTACTAGAAGAGAGACTGTTTTTTCTGTATGTACTAGAGCTTGGTGTTTTCTAGTTACCTTTGGATACTCAACATATCCTCCTGAGAAATTCAATGGATAAATCAAAGGAACAGAGTTTTTTTCTGGCATTAAACACAGATATTCTTTGGCGCGAAAATCTACAACACGTCCCGTTGATACGGTCAATTCAAGGTCTTTTAATGTGCAGGTAAAATTTGCCATTTGTCGAATGACCTGCTGACTTAGTGTATCTGGGATAATGTGGATGAATTGTTGCGAATCGTGCGGATGAACTATCTCTGTATAAGGTAAGTAATTTGACAGAATAAAATCATCATCAACGCCCGAAGTTGTATTGATAAGTACATTGTCAAATTTTAGTTTTTGTTTGACAGCATGAGTGATAATTGTTTCCTGCAAAACTTCATCATCACTAAAAGCTTCCTGTCTGGATTCAAATATATGTATTTGGTCTAAAGCCATCATTTCTAAAAACATTCTGCGGAAGTCTCTAAAATATGGCCCATTACAGAAACTACGCGGCGAGATAGCTACAAGTTCCCCTTTTGATTCAAGAAGTTGAACTGTAGCAGCCATAAAACCTGTATATAAATTGCTGCCTTCTAATCCTATAGAACGTAACAAAGTACGAACTTTGGAATGAGCGTTAATTTTCAAATATGGGGGATTGAGAATAGCGTGGGTAAATTTGCAATTGTCAAACTTATCGAAGAAACTAGGCTGAAGAACTCTGACAGCATCCTCA from Nostoc commune NIES-4072 includes:
- a CDS encoding BsuBI/PstI family type II restriction endonuclease yields the protein MKQEQKQKGKLGQFLTPAPVAELMAGMFRKLDLPQISLLDAGAGVGSLLAAFVANLCQRKRRPANLDIVAYEIDPFLIAYLHQTLKLCARECQIAGISLNYEIRNRDFIEDAVRVLQPSFFDKFDNCKFTHAILNPPYLKINAHSKVRTLLRSIGLEGSNLYTGFMAATVQLLESKGELVAISPRSFCNGPYFRDFRRMFLEMMALDQIHIFESRQEAFSDDEVLQETIITHAVKQKLKFDNVLINTTSGVDDDFILSNYLPYTEIVHPHDSQQFIHIIPDTLSQQVIRQMANFTCTLKDLELTVSTGRVVDFRAKEYLCLMPEKNSVPLIYPLNFSGGYVEYPKVTRKHQALVHTEKTVSLLVPNENYVLTKRFSSKEEKKRVVAVVYDANQIDCYWVGFENHLNYFHKGGRGLNLTLARGLTAYLNFSLVDIFFRLFNGHTQVNATDLRNLKYPTISQLITLGLCITEHFPSQKEIDQLVQEKLLSMSNQSEDNPLIIKTRIDEALQILVELGLPRAQLNERSALTLLALINLKPTDSWNAAASPLMGITPMMEFMAQHYGKRYKPNTRETVCRQTVHQFLDAALIIANPDAPDRAINSPKTVYKIEESALELLRTYKTTEWKKSLGTYLASVETLKKRYAQERELSRIPIVIEGNVKTLSPGGQNILIEKIIKEFAERFTPGGKLIYVGDTDEKFAYFNEVALRDLGITVDSHGKMPDVIIHHLKKNWLVLIEAVTSHGPINPKRKKELEVIFADIKIPLVMVTTFLSRKAMVEYLAEIAWETDVWVAEDSTHLIHFNGEYLLQAYKVDRDLETE